In Bacteroidota bacterium, a single window of DNA contains:
- the cysC gene encoding adenylyl-sulfate kinase, giving the protein MIIQFCGLSGSGKSTLAAGTKAYFKTRNENIEVIDGDEYRKHVCPDLGFSKEDRNQNIRRFAFIAGRFADCDIIPIICAINPYEEIRKEIASTYPDVKTIYIKCSIEELIRRDTKGLYKRALLPEGHAEKISNLTGVNDPFEIPESPDLIIETDKEDIAASVKRLIEFISTVKK; this is encoded by the coding sequence ATGATAATTCAGTTTTGTGGACTTTCGGGAAGCGGTAAATCAACATTGGCAGCCGGAACGAAAGCGTATTTTAAAACACGAAATGAAAATATTGAAGTAATTGATGGCGATGAATATCGTAAACATGTTTGTCCGGACCTTGGGTTTTCAAAAGAAGATAGGAACCAGAATATCCGGCGCTTTGCTTTTATTGCAGGCAGGTTTGCAGACTGTGATATCATCCCGATCATTTGCGCCATTAATCCTTATGAAGAGATACGAAAAGAGATCGCATCAACTTATCCGGATGTAAAAACGATTTATATTAAATGCAGCATTGAAGAATTGATACGCAGGGATACAAAAGGTTTATATAAAAGGGCATTATTGCCGGAAGGGCATGCAGAGAAGATCAGTAATTTGACCGGGGTAAATGATCCTTTTGAAATACCGGAGTCTCCTGATCTGATCATAGAAACAGATAAAGAAGATATCGCGGCGTCAGTGAAAAGACTGATCGAATTCATCAGCACTGTAAAAAAATAA
- a CDS encoding sulfotransferase domain-containing protein: protein MKPNFFIVGAPKCGTTAMNEYLKSHPDIFMAEKKEMHFFGKDFEMRSRITEQDYLHEFKNATEKRIIGEASVWYLFSKTAAEEIKKFSPGAKILIMLRNPGELLYSLHSQHLYDGNENIADFATAIKYDKDRAKGLKDPVSVDFIKLPAYIDSVLFADQVKRYLDVFGKENVYVILYEDLASDTTAVVKNVIKFLGLSADINIDARVINPNKQIRNFKLHRLLKKPPEMLRRIVRVLLPSKKLRERIMNRAFKNNIVIEKRQPMDENLRNELKILLSDDIDRLSVIINRDLSKWKL, encoded by the coding sequence GTGAAGCCAAATTTTTTTATAGTCGGAGCTCCCAAATGCGGTACAACTGCTATGAATGAATACTTAAAATCTCACCCCGATATTTTTATGGCTGAAAAAAAGGAGATGCATTTTTTTGGAAAGGATTTTGAAATGCGGTCAAGGATCACCGAGCAGGATTACCTCCATGAGTTTAAGAATGCTACTGAAAAGAGGATCATCGGTGAAGCATCTGTATGGTATCTGTTTTCTAAAACAGCTGCAGAAGAAATAAAAAAATTTTCTCCCGGAGCAAAAATTTTGATCATGCTCAGAAACCCGGGTGAGTTACTATATTCACTCCACAGTCAGCATTTATATGATGGTAATGAGAATATCGCGGATTTTGCCACAGCGATAAAATATGATAAAGACAGGGCTAAAGGTCTTAAAGATCCCGTGTCAGTTGATTTTATTAAACTGCCAGCTTATATTGACTCCGTGCTATTTGCTGACCAGGTAAAAAGATATTTAGATGTTTTTGGAAAGGAGAATGTGTACGTGATTTTATATGAGGATCTGGCCAGTGATACAACTGCTGTTGTAAAAAACGTTATAAAATTTCTTGGATTGTCTGCGGATATTAATATTGATGCAAGGGTAATTAATCCCAATAAGCAAATACGTAATTTTAAATTACACAGGTTATTAAAGAAGCCACCGGAGATGTTGCGTAGGATTGTGAGGGTGCTATTGCCCTCTAAGAAATTAAGAGAACGAATTATGAATCGGGCTTTTAAAAATAATATCGTAATTGAAAAAAGGCAACCGATGGATGAAAACCTGAGGAATGAATTGAAAATATTGTTATCTGATGATATTGACCGGTTGTCTGTTATTATCAACCGTGATTTATCTAAATGGAAACTATGA
- a CDS encoding glycosyltransferase family 4 protein, which yields MSNEINTNPTVLWLTSWYPDKLSPYNGDFVRRHAEAVSSYMNVSVIHVVRDFSGKVTKDVTTEYYKSGNLEEIIIYYYIPPARIKLYEKYLSVRMYKRLYKQALEKLLSEKKTVSLAHLHVGMKAGLAALWLKEKKNIPFVVTEHWGGFLNEADEKYRDMLIITRWMWRKVFLKASAISSVSGCLLNAISKIASISKLTVIPNVVNTEIFYPSPGKISKPAKFIHVSNLARLKNPKAILTAFQKVKHLHPAAELAIFGSLNNEVIAFAESLGLINAVTFHAEVPQQVLADNMRESVALVLYSDYETFGCVVIEANACGIPVIVSDIPVFHETVKEGVNGFFAEPRNSDALAERMLEIIKMRSSFDSDQISNLTALKYSYPVIGKKITDWYQQVLKTN from the coding sequence ATGAGTAACGAAATAAATACTAATCCTACTGTACTTTGGTTAACGAGTTGGTATCCTGATAAGCTATCGCCTTATAATGGCGATTTTGTGAGGCGCCATGCAGAAGCTGTAAGCAGCTATATGAATGTGAGTGTGATTCATGTTGTCCGGGATTTTTCCGGAAAAGTAACAAAAGATGTAACAACGGAGTATTATAAGTCCGGTAACCTGGAAGAAATAATTATTTACTATTATATACCTCCGGCACGTATAAAGTTGTATGAAAAATATTTATCAGTAAGAATGTATAAACGGCTTTATAAACAGGCATTGGAAAAATTGCTTTCGGAGAAAAAAACTGTTTCGCTGGCACATTTGCATGTAGGGATGAAAGCTGGTTTGGCAGCGCTGTGGTTGAAAGAGAAAAAAAATATCCCTTTTGTCGTAACTGAACATTGGGGTGGTTTTTTAAATGAGGCTGATGAGAAGTACCGGGATATGTTAATAATCACAAGATGGATGTGGCGGAAGGTTTTTCTAAAAGCATCTGCAATAAGTTCGGTATCAGGATGCCTTCTTAATGCTATAAGTAAAATTGCATCCATTAGCAAATTAACTGTTATTCCCAATGTAGTGAATACAGAAATATTTTATCCATCTCCTGGGAAAATTTCTAAACCGGCCAAATTTATACATGTGTCAAATTTGGCCAGGTTGAAGAATCCGAAAGCAATACTTACAGCATTTCAAAAAGTGAAGCATCTACATCCTGCCGCGGAGTTAGCAATATTCGGTTCGTTGAACAACGAAGTAATAGCGTTTGCAGAAAGTCTTGGGTTGATAAATGCTGTTACATTTCATGCTGAAGTGCCTCAACAAGTATTAGCTGACAACATGAGAGAGTCGGTTGCTTTGGTCCTCTATTCCGACTATGAAACATTTGGTTGTGTTGTTATTGAAGCAAATGCTTGCGGAATACCTGTTATTGTAAGTGATATTCCTGTTTTTCATGAAACAGTAAAGGAAGGTGTCAATGGTTTTTTTGCAGAGCCCCGAAATTCAGATGCATTGGCTGAGCGGATGCTGGAAATAATAAAAATGCGGTCATCTTTTGATAGTGATCAAATATCAAACCTGACCGCATTAAAATACAGTTATCCTGTTATTGGAAAAAAAATTACTGATTGGTATCAACAGGTACTTAAAACGAATTAG
- a CDS encoding acyl-CoA-binding protein, translated as MELQELFEKAAAESKSLSEKPSNETLLQLYSLYKQGSQGDVNVDPPSNPFDFVAKAKYDAWSGLKGKTKDVAMKEYIDLVTKLKS; from the coding sequence ATGGAACTACAAGAACTATTTGAAAAAGCAGCAGCTGAGAGCAAAAGCTTAAGTGAAAAGCCCAGCAATGAAACGTTGCTGCAGCTCTATTCATTATATAAACAGGGATCGCAAGGTGATGTAAATGTTGACCCGCCTTCAAATCCTTTTGATTTTGTGGCTAAAGCAAAATATGATGCGTGGTCTGGATTAAAAGGCAAAACGAAGGATGTTGCGATGAAAGAATATATTGACCTTGTAACAAAACTAAAAAGCTAA
- a CDS encoding alkaline phosphatase family protein, with translation MRKLFLSLLVVTSSIISFSQSLNRPKLIVGIVIDQMRWDYLYRYYDRYAANGGFKRMLNQGHSCENTFIPYTPTVTAPGHASIYTGSVPAIHGITGNFWWENNKGQSLYCTEDPTVKNVGAGSEEESQSPRNMLATTIGDELRLATNFRGKVFGVALKDRGGILPAGHNANAAYWYDGRSGNFISSTYYMKDLPTWVKEFNGKKLVDGYYNQGWNTLYPINTYIQSNKDDNKYESKGIGTVFPYDLKKFIGKNYVAVLTTPHGNTLTSEFAKAILTNEKLGTDSETDLLAISYSSPDYIGHGFGPNSIEQEDDFLRLDKELGDLLDFFDAKVGKDQYVVFLSADHGVSQVPEYMSENKLPASKINPDVLKTELNAKLAQQFGKQNLVVSSMNYQYSINLPLIDSAKLDKEAIIDAIVSYVSWQPGVARVFPIEKIGDIPLNSKLKEMFVNGYFPRRCGQVQVMMEPHWIESFGITGTTHGAWNPYDSHIPLLWYGWGIKPGKTNREVYMTDIAATLAAMLHIQMPSGCVGKPITEVMK, from the coding sequence ATGCGGAAATTATTCTTAAGCTTATTAGTAGTAACCAGCTCAATTATCTCTTTTTCTCAATCATTAAACCGGCCCAAATTAATTGTAGGTATTGTGATAGACCAGATGCGTTGGGATTACCTATACCGTTATTATGACCGCTATGCTGCAAATGGTGGATTTAAGCGTATGCTTAACCAGGGGCATAGCTGCGAAAACACATTTATTCCTTATACCCCAACAGTAACGGCACCGGGGCATGCTTCTATTTATACAGGCTCTGTTCCTGCCATACATGGTATCACCGGAAACTTCTGGTGGGAAAATAATAAAGGTCAAAGCCTGTATTGCACTGAAGACCCGACAGTAAAAAATGTGGGTGCAGGTTCAGAAGAAGAAAGCCAAAGTCCACGCAATATGCTGGCTACAACAATCGGTGATGAATTGAGATTAGCTACAAATTTCCGTGGTAAAGTATTTGGTGTTGCTTTAAAAGACCGTGGTGGAATTTTACCTGCAGGCCATAATGCAAATGCAGCCTACTGGTATGATGGAAGGTCAGGCAACTTTATTTCTTCTACTTATTATATGAAGGATCTACCGACATGGGTAAAAGAATTTAATGGCAAAAAACTGGTAGATGGTTATTATAACCAGGGATGGAATACACTTTACCCTATCAATACTTACATACAAAGTAACAAGGATGATAACAAATACGAGAGCAAAGGGATTGGAACAGTTTTCCCTTATGATCTAAAAAAATTCATTGGTAAAAACTATGTCGCTGTGTTGACAACACCTCATGGCAATACACTTACTTCTGAATTTGCAAAAGCCATTCTTACAAATGAAAAATTAGGAACAGATTCTGAAACTGATCTGTTGGCCATCAGTTATTCCTCACCTGATTATATCGGCCATGGATTTGGACCTAATTCCATTGAACAGGAAGATGATTTTCTACGATTAGATAAAGAGTTAGGTGATCTGCTTGATTTTTTTGATGCTAAAGTCGGCAAAGACCAATATGTTGTTTTCCTATCGGCCGATCATGGCGTTTCGCAGGTGCCGGAATATATGAGTGAGAATAAATTGCCTGCAAGCAAAATCAATCCAGACGTTTTAAAAACAGAGTTGAATGCAAAACTTGCCCAACAATTCGGAAAACAAAACCTTGTAGTTAGTTCAATGAACTACCAGTACTCAATCAATTTGCCTTTGATTGATTCAGCAAAACTGGATAAAGAAGCAATTATTGACGCTATCGTCAGCTATGTATCCTGGCAACCGGGTGTTGCAAGAGTTTTTCCTATTGAAAAGATCGGTGATATCCCTTTAAATAGTAAATTGAAGGAAATGTTTGTCAACGGGTATTTTCCCCGCAGATGCGGACAGGTGCAGGTAATGATGGAGCCTCATTGGATTGAAAGTTTTGGGATTACTGGTACTACACATGGAGCATGGAATCCTTACGACTCGCATATTCCGCTATTATGGTATGGTTGGGGAATTAAACCAGGAAAGACCAACCGGGAAGTCTATATGACAGATATTGCAGCTACATTAGCGGCCATGCTGCATATACAGATGCCAAGCGGATGTGTAGGCAAACCCATTACAGAAGTTATGAAATAA
- a CDS encoding PQQ-like beta-propeller repeat protein codes for MKKISLVFLSGFISVIAIGQQFGGNPPSLKWKQINTDTVRIIFPVGLESQANRTATIVHRLAADNMNSLGSRVQKINIVLQNQTTIPNGYVNLGPYRSEFYMTPAFNNLDQGSITWADQLALHEYRHVQQYNNFKHGISKLMGILFGEDGYALASNAAVPDWFFEGDAVYQETVLSEQGRGRLPQFLNAYPSLWLSGKDYRWMKLRNGSLKHYVPNHYYLGYLLVNYGYSKYGNDFWKKVTSDASAFKGLVYPFQHAIKKHTGIEYKKFVADAFDFYKSELQTNLMNEENKTNYLQKTVTDTVDDMSVKNLTRETKMNGVPQTAGQGTFNQGGNAGIKNLSRIKKNFITNYYFPYAIGNDSLVYLKTSGRHLPAFYIRNSNGEKKLKLRDISIDEQFSYRNNKIVYAAYETDSRWSWKDYSVIKLLDVKTGKQKNITHNSKYFTPDISADGKKIVAVFYDTNGKNELHILNADDGTVIQIIKSNDIGLFTDPKFADNNTLVTAVRLPDGKMCLAIANIETGSVERLTHLSFNVIGYPQVKDGVVYFTASYIGNNDIYAFRLSDKKIFKVNRTPVGSYFPNVYDGKLYYSEFTANGYQLKQSDLPVVMQELTEADIKNLQSRFTPGSGIDILNSTTSRNFEVNKYSKGTRLFNFHSWRPYYSDPLFSFSLYGENVLNTLQTEIYYQYNENEKEHSVGAAAVYGAWFPYVNIGTQYTFNRVAAINNLKKEWSQLDSYIGLSIPLNKVSGKSGKSFSIGSNYVLRNEMVTGPSKMNFSNENFSYLNHFISFSQRRQRATQHIYSPFSYSVSLNHRHAITEYTGYQFLGSGSVTLPGFHSTHSVVLTGSFQQRDTVNPQLFSDRFPYSRGYEGRYFSRMWRASANYHFPILYPDWGFANILYITRIRGNAFYDFTKVYSRDKTTTADQRSTGIEVYFDTKWWNQYPLTFGFRISHLFDPDQFDGFKGNIFEIILPVSILPR; via the coding sequence ATGAAAAAAATCTCTCTTGTTTTTTTGTCGGGTTTTATTTCTGTAATTGCGATAGGCCAACAGTTTGGCGGCAACCCACCTTCACTTAAATGGAAACAAATAAATACGGATACTGTCAGAATTATTTTTCCTGTTGGGCTTGAAAGCCAGGCAAACAGGACGGCAACGATTGTTCACCGGCTTGCAGCGGATAATATGAACTCATTGGGAAGCCGGGTACAAAAGATAAATATCGTTTTACAAAATCAGACAACAATACCTAACGGTTATGTAAATCTCGGTCCTTACCGCAGTGAATTTTATATGACGCCTGCATTTAATAATCTTGACCAGGGTAGTATTACATGGGCCGATCAACTGGCATTGCATGAATACCGGCATGTACAGCAATACAATAATTTCAAGCATGGAATAAGCAAGCTAATGGGTATTTTATTTGGTGAAGATGGTTATGCATTGGCAAGTAATGCTGCTGTTCCGGATTGGTTTTTTGAAGGCGACGCCGTTTACCAGGAAACAGTATTGAGTGAACAGGGCAGGGGACGGCTGCCCCAGTTTTTAAATGCATATCCGTCTCTTTGGTTGTCAGGTAAAGATTATAGATGGATGAAACTTCGTAATGGCTCCTTGAAACATTATGTGCCTAATCATTATTATCTCGGTTACCTGCTGGTGAACTATGGTTATTCAAAATATGGAAATGATTTCTGGAAAAAAGTAACCAGCGATGCGTCGGCATTTAAAGGATTGGTTTATCCTTTCCAACATGCGATAAAAAAACATACAGGGATAGAGTATAAAAAATTTGTTGCTGATGCTTTTGATTTTTATAAAAGTGAGTTGCAAACGAACCTGATGAATGAAGAGAATAAGACAAACTACTTACAAAAAACTGTAACAGATACAGTGGATGATATGTCGGTAAAAAATTTAACCAGGGAAACAAAGATGAATGGAGTCCCGCAAACGGCGGGACAAGGGACGTTTAATCAAGGCGGAAACGCTGGTATTAAAAACCTAAGCCGGATCAAAAAGAATTTTATCACCAATTATTATTTCCCGTATGCGATCGGTAATGATTCATTGGTATACTTGAAAACAAGCGGCAGACATTTGCCTGCATTTTATATAAGGAATAGTAACGGCGAAAAGAAACTGAAGTTGCGGGATATTTCCATTGATGAACAATTCAGCTACCGCAATAACAAGATCGTATATGCTGCATACGAAACTGACAGCCGTTGGAGCTGGAAGGATTATAGTGTTATAAAATTACTTGATGTTAAAACGGGTAAACAAAAAAATATAACGCATAACTCAAAATATTTTACTCCGGATATATCGGCAGATGGAAAAAAGATCGTTGCTGTATTTTACGACACAAATGGGAAGAATGAATTGCATATATTAAATGCGGACGATGGAACAGTAATTCAAATAATCAAAAGCAATGATATTGGTTTATTCACCGATCCAAAGTTTGCTGATAATAATACCCTTGTAACTGCAGTACGACTTCCCGATGGTAAGATGTGTCTTGCTATTGCAAATATTGAAACCGGGAGTGTTGAAAGATTGACTCATTTATCTTTTAATGTGATTGGTTATCCCCAGGTAAAAGATGGGGTTGTCTATTTTACGGCTTCTTATATCGGGAATAATGATATTTATGCGTTCAGGCTGAGCGATAAAAAAATATTTAAAGTAAATCGTACTCCTGTTGGTAGTTATTTTCCGAATGTATATGATGGTAAATTATATTATTCCGAGTTCACTGCAAATGGTTACCAATTGAAGCAGTCAGACCTCCCGGTAGTAATGCAGGAACTAACGGAAGCAGATATTAAAAACCTTCAATCCCGTTTTACCCCAGGTAGCGGCATAGATATTCTAAATTCAACAACCAGCAGAAATTTCGAAGTGAATAAGTATAGTAAAGGGACGAGATTGTTTAATTTTCATAGCTGGCGACCTTATTACAGCGATCCGCTATTTTCTTTTTCTTTATATGGCGAAAATGTACTGAATACTTTACAGACAGAAATTTATTATCAGTATAATGAAAATGAAAAAGAACATTCTGTAGGTGCTGCTGCCGTATATGGTGCATGGTTTCCTTATGTAAATATCGGAACGCAATATACTTTCAACCGTGTAGCAGCTATCAATAATTTGAAAAAAGAATGGAGCCAGCTTGATTCTTATATCGGCCTCAGTATCCCATTAAATAAAGTGAGTGGTAAATCAGGTAAGAGTTTTAGTATCGGTTCGAATTATGTATTGAGAAATGAAATGGTGACGGGCCCATCGAAAATGAATTTCAGTAATGAAAATTTTAGTTACCTGAATCATTTCATCAGCTTTAGCCAACGGAGACAGCGGGCAACCCAGCATATCTATTCGCCGTTCAGTTATTCTGTTTCTTTAAATCATCGCCATGCAATAACTGAATATACCGGTTACCAGTTTTTGGGTAGCGGATCAGTTACGTTGCCGGGTTTTCATTCCACACATAGTGTTGTGCTTACTGGTTCTTTTCAACAACGGGATACTGTGAACCCGCAATTATTCAGCGACCGGTTTCCTTATTCAAGAGGATATGAAGGCCGCTATTTTTCAAGAATGTGGCGTGCAAGTGCCAATTATCATTTCCCAATTTTATATCCTGATTGGGGTTTTGCAAATATTTTATACATCACACGTATAAGAGGAAATGCTTTTTATGATTTCACTAAAGTGTATTCCCGGGATAAAACAACTACAGCTGATCAGCGTAGCACAGGTATAGAAGTTTACTTTGATACAAAATGGTGGAACCAATACCCACTGACATTTGGTTTTCGCATCAGTCACCTGTTCGATCCAGACCAGTTTGACGGATTTAAAGGAAATATATTCGAGATCATTTTACCAGTAAGTATTTTACCAAGATAA
- a CDS encoding valine--tRNA ligase, with the protein MELTKNFEHNAAEQKWYKHWNDKKYFNSTPDEREPFTVVIPPPNVTGVLHMGHCLNNTIQDILVRRARMMGKNACWVPGTDHASIATEAKVVQMLREKGIQKASLSREDFLNYAWEWKEKYGGIILEQLKKLGCSLDWKRTSFTMDDEYYKSVISVFIDLYNKGYIYRGKRMINWDVKAKTALSDEEVIRKETKQKLYFVKYFIDSRESSDMKRETTTFTHDSPLTIHDYITIATVRPETIMGDTAICVHPKDERYKHLHGKFAFVPLINRRIPIITDEYVTMEFGTGALKITPAHDVNDYQLGLKHDLEIVDTLNEDGTLNEAAQIFVGEERFAARKKVVAELEAKGHIVKTEDYTSEVGYSERTDAVVEPRLSLQWWMDMKKISGPALKVVMDDDIKFYPGKFKNLYRHWMENIKDWCISRQLWWGHRIPAWYAPDGSFTVAGTKEEAFKKLIREWSIVNGESKQVNEIHNSQFTIDDISQDEDCLDTWFSSWLWPFEVFKGYSHPGNAEVKYYYPTNTLVTAPEIIFFWVARMIMAGLEYEKQIPFREVYFTGIVRDKIGRKMSKSLGNSPDLLEMIDKDGADAVRFGIMISSPAGNDLMWDESGNEQGKFFINKIWNAMKLVKMWEARVSTQESGVGSQEPDFAVMWFENRLNEVKVELDGQFKEFRLSEALKTIYSLIWDDFCSWYLEWVKPPMGESIDKAIYEKTVSFFDELMQLLHPFMPFITEEVYHTLRERKESDDLTVRQSTAISQQSSEILTQGILLKEVITGLRDARNKNQIKPKEKIKLFIQSESPAIYQTIQSILAKQVNAETIAFVNEQVAPSISSVIGKDKFYLQTEQPLDTGNQKDELLKDLAYQKGFLASVEKKLSNERFVANAKPEVVASEQKKKADAEARIKAIEESLASI; encoded by the coding sequence ATGGAGTTGACAAAAAATTTTGAACATAATGCTGCCGAACAAAAATGGTATAAGCATTGGAATGATAAAAAATATTTCAACAGTACACCTGATGAACGGGAACCCTTTACTGTAGTAATTCCTCCGCCGAATGTAACCGGTGTGCTGCATATGGGACATTGTTTGAATAATACGATACAGGATATTCTTGTACGCCGTGCAAGAATGATGGGTAAGAATGCCTGCTGGGTGCCGGGTACCGATCATGCTTCTATTGCGACCGAAGCAAAAGTAGTGCAGATGCTGCGTGAAAAAGGAATTCAGAAAGCATCACTCAGCCGCGAAGATTTTTTAAACTATGCATGGGAATGGAAAGAAAAATATGGCGGCATCATCCTTGAACAATTGAAGAAGCTCGGTTGCAGTCTTGATTGGAAGCGTACTTCGTTCACGATGGATGATGAATATTATAAAAGTGTAATTAGTGTTTTTATTGATCTCTATAATAAAGGTTATATCTACCGCGGCAAACGAATGATCAACTGGGATGTGAAAGCAAAGACGGCACTCAGTGATGAAGAAGTGATAAGAAAAGAGACAAAGCAGAAGCTGTATTTTGTAAAGTACTTTATTGATTCTCGTGAATCGTCAGACATGAAACGTGAGACTACTACTTTTACTCACGACTCACCACTCACGATTCACGACTACATCACAATCGCAACAGTTCGCCCCGAAACAATCATGGGTGATACAGCTATCTGTGTTCATCCGAAAGATGAACGTTACAAACATCTGCATGGAAAATTTGCATTTGTGCCATTGATCAATCGCCGCATCCCGATCATCACTGATGAATATGTGACGATGGAGTTTGGTACAGGTGCATTGAAAATTACACCGGCACATGATGTGAACGATTACCAACTCGGATTAAAGCATGATCTTGAGATTGTAGATACATTAAATGAAGATGGAACCCTCAATGAAGCAGCGCAGATATTTGTAGGCGAAGAAAGATTTGCTGCAAGAAAAAAAGTAGTAGCTGAACTGGAAGCAAAAGGGCATATTGTAAAAACTGAAGATTATACAAGTGAAGTTGGTTATAGTGAAAGAACGGATGCCGTAGTAGAACCAAGATTGAGCTTACAGTGGTGGATGGACATGAAAAAAATATCCGGCCCTGCATTGAAAGTGGTAATGGATGATGATATAAAATTTTATCCGGGTAAGTTTAAAAATTTATATCGCCACTGGATGGAGAATATTAAGGACTGGTGTATTTCCAGGCAACTTTGGTGGGGCCACAGAATTCCGGCATGGTACGCACCTGATGGTTCATTTACTGTTGCTGGGACAAAAGAAGAAGCGTTTAAAAAACTTATTCGTGAATGGTCAATTGTGAATGGTGAATCTAAGCAAGTAAACGAAATTCACAATTCACAATTCACCATTGACGACATTTCACAGGATGAAGATTGTCTCGATACATGGTTCTCCTCCTGGCTCTGGCCTTTTGAAGTATTTAAAGGTTATAGTCATCCCGGAAATGCAGAAGTAAAATATTATTATCCTACAAACACATTAGTTACAGCACCTGAAATTATTTTCTTCTGGGTAGCAAGAATGATAATGGCGGGATTGGAATATGAAAAACAAATTCCTTTTCGTGAAGTTTATTTTACCGGCATTGTTCGTGATAAGATCGGACGGAAAATGAGTAAGAGTCTTGGCAATTCACCTGACCTGCTTGAAATGATAGATAAAGATGGAGCTGATGCAGTTCGTTTTGGCATTATGATCTCTTCTCCTGCTGGCAACGACCTGATGTGGGATGAATCGGGGAATGAACAGGGAAAATTCTTTATCAATAAGATCTGGAATGCGATGAAGTTGGTGAAGATGTGGGAGGCAAGAGTTAGTACTCAGGAGTCAGGAGTCGGAAGTCAGGAGCCTGATTTTGCAGTAATGTGGTTTGAGAACAGACTTAACGAAGTGAAAGTAGAACTCGATGGTCAATTCAAAGAATTCCGTTTGAGTGAAGCATTGAAAACAATTTATTCTTTGATATGGGATGATTTCTGTAGCTGGTATTTAGAATGGGTGAAACCGCCGATGGGTGAATCAATTGACAAAGCTATATACGAAAAAACGGTTAGCTTCTTTGATGAATTGATGCAATTGCTGCATCCATTCATGCCATTCATTACAGAAGAAGTTTATCATACACTTCGTGAAAGAAAAGAAAGTGATGATTTAACAGTGAGACAGTCGACAGCGATCAGTCAACAGTCATCTGAAATTCTTACACAGGGAATTTTACTGAAAGAAGTAATAACCGGGCTGCGTGATGCAAGAAATAAAAACCAGATAAAGCCAAAAGAAAAAATAAAACTGTTTATTCAAAGTGAATCACCGGCAATTTATCAAACCATACAATCTATTCTTGCAAAACAGGTGAATGCAGAAACTATTGCTTTTGTAAATGAACAGGTAGCTCCGTCAATATCATCAGTTATTGGAAAGGATAAATTTTACCTGCAAACAGAACAACCGCTTGATACCGGTAATCAGAAAGACGAATTATTAAAAGACCTCGCCTATCAAAAAGGTTTTCTTGCATCAGTAGAAAAGAAACTTAGCAATGAAAGATTTGTTGCCAATGCAAAACCTGAAGTAGTAGCAAGTGAACAAAAGAAAAAAGCAGATGCGGAAGCAAGGATAAAAGCGATTGAGGAAAGTTTAGCTTCTATATAA
- a CDS encoding esterase, which translates to MKRELTSWHSPSLNKEMPIAAYGDYGFALLLTPTAAADYLEYERFQLMDHLQHHVDSGKVKIFSIDSINNESWMNNHMDPRHKVIRHKQWNDYVFNEVVPFIRHKTSSDTPIITCGASFGALHSMNLFLKRPDLINGVIAMSGVYDLTEYTKGHYDDDVYFNSPMHYMPNMTDHNILEQIRRSRNIHIVTGSGNYEDPGSSGRFAKVLYDKGINYELDIWGEEWPHDWNTWRAMLPHYIGSRF; encoded by the coding sequence ATGAAAAGAGAACTTACATCCTGGCATAGTCCATCGCTGAATAAGGAAATGCCGATTGCCGCTTATGGGGACTATGGTTTTGCTTTATTGCTTACACCAACTGCTGCGGCTGATTACCTGGAGTACGAACGTTTTCAATTAATGGATCATTTACAGCATCATGTTGATAGCGGCAAGGTGAAAATATTTTCTATTGACAGCATCAATAATGAAAGCTGGATGAATAATCATATGGATCCGCGACATAAAGTGATCCGCCATAAGCAATGGAATGATTATGTGTTTAATGAAGTAGTGCCTTTTATCCGGCATAAAACAAGCAGCGATACGCCAATCATTACCTGTGGTGCATCCTTTGGTGCTTTGCATAGTATGAATCTTTTTTTGAAAAGACCTGATTTGATAAACGGTGTAATTGCAATGAGTGGTGTGTACGACCTTACTGAATATACGAAAGGTCATTATGATGATGATGTATACTTCAACAGCCCGATGCACTATATGCCGAATATGACGGATCATAATATTCTTGAACAAATAAGACGCAGCCGCAATATTCATATTGTTACAGGCAGTGGCAATTATGAAGATCCGGGTAGCAGCGGCCGTTTTGCAAAAGTTCTATATGACAAGGGCATCAACTATGAACTGGATATCTGGGGAGAAGAATGGCCGCATGACTGGAATACATGGCGGGCTATGTTGCCGCATTATATCGGCAGCAGGTTTTAA